CTTGGTAACTGCGCAGACGGTGTGCTCGGTAGCCGCACAGACTATGTGCTCGGTAGCCGCACAGACTATGTGCTTGGTAGTCGCTCTGTGCAGGCAGTGTGCTCGGTAGTCACGCTGCGCAGGCAGTGTGCTCGGTAGTCACGCTGCGCAGGCAGTGTGCTCGGTAGCCGCACAGACTATGTGCTTGGTAGTCGCTCTGTGCAGGCAGTGTGCTCGGTAGCCGCACAGACTATGTGCTTGGTAGTCGCTCTGTGCAGGCAGTGTGCTCGGTAGTCACGCTGTGCAGGCAGTGTGCTCGGTAGCCGCACAGACTATGTGCTCGGTTGTCGCACAGACTATGTGCTTGGTAGTCGCTCTGTGCAGGCAGTGTGCTCGGTAGTCACGCTGCGCAGTCAGTGTGCTCGGTTGTCGCACAGACTATGTGCTTGGTAGTCACTCCGTGCAGGCATTGTGCTCGGTAGCCTCCCAGGCAGTGTTCTCAGTAATTGCGTTGCGCAAACTATGTGCTCCCTAGCTGTGCTGCGCAGGCCATGTAGCCTCGCAGGTGATGTGCTTGGTTGTCGCGCTGTGCAGGTTTTTGCAGCCAGAAGGTAATAAAGCCGCCATTTCACCGAGGGAAGGGGAACTGCCGGTTATATCGCAGAAGGAGGGGTAGCTGGCAGTTATATCGCAGAAGGAGGGGTAGCTGGCAGTTATATCGCAGAAGGAGGGGTAGCTGGCGGTTATATCGCAGAAGGAGGGGGAGCTGCCGGTTATATCCCGGGAGGAGGGGGAACTGCCGGTTTTATCATGGGAGGAGGGAGCTGCCGGTTATATCGCGGGAGAAGGGGGAGCTGGCGGTTATATCGTGGGAGAAGGGGGAGCTGGCGGTTATTTCGTGGGAGGAGGGGTCGCTGCGGTTATATCGCAGAAGGAGGGGAACTGCCGGTTTTTTCGCAGGAGGGGGGAGCTGGCGATTATATTGCGGGAGGAGGGGGAACTGCCGGTTTTATCGCGGGAGGGGGGAGCTGCCGGTTATATTGCGGGAGGAGGGGGAGCTGGCGGTTATATCGCAGAAGGGGGGGGCTGCCGGTTTTACTGCGGGAGGGGGGAGCTGGCGGTTATATCGCAGGTGCAGGGGGAGCTGCCGGTTTTATCGCGGGAGGAGGGGAAACTGCCGGTTATATCGCGGGAGGGGGAGCTGGCGGTTATATCGCAGAAGGAGGGGGAACTGCCGGTTTTACCGTGGGAGGGGGGAGCTGGCAGTTATATCGCGGGAGGAGGGGGAGCTGCCGGTTTTATTGCGGGAGGAGGGGAAACTGCCGGTTATATCGCAGAAGGAGGGGGAGCTGGCGGTTACCTCGCAGAAGGAGGAGCTGCCGGTTATATCGTGGGAGGAGTGGGAACTGCCGGTTTTATCGCAGGAGGAGCTGCCGATTTTATCGCGGGAAGAGGGAGAGCTGCCGGTTATATCGCGGGAGATGGGGGAGCTGCTGGTTTTATCGGGGGAGGAGGGGGAGCTGCTGGTTTTATCGGGGGAGGAGGGGGAACTGACAGTTTTATTGAGGGAGGAGGGGGAGCTGCCGGTTATTGAGGGCTTcagtttgtaataaatatagttTGTTTAAGGTTGGAATTTATACCAATGTAGAGATCGTGGAACAGCACTCCAGGTGTATTTAATTCAGCAACACGGGCAACGATAAAGACCGTAAGGCCTCCGTGCATTCCGGACGCTGCGGCCAACAGGACAAAAACAGCACGTAGTTTGCAGATCTCCATTTCTCGCTCTCCCCTGCACTCTCCTCTGCGCTCTCCTCCACACCCTCCTGCACGCTCTCCTCCGCACCCTCCTGCACGCTCTCCTCCGCACCCTCCTGCACGCTCTCCTCCACGCTCTCCTCCGCACCCTCCTGCACGCTCTCCTCCGCACCCTCCTGCACGCTCTTCTCCGCACCCTCCTGCACGCGCTCCTCCGCACCCTCCTGCACGCGCTCCTCCGCACCCTCCTGCACGCGCTCCTCCGCACCCTCCTGCACGCGCTCCTCCGCACCCTCCTGCACGCTCTCCTCCGCACCCTCCTGCACGCTCTCCTCCGCACCCTCCTGCACGCTCTCCTCCGCACCCTCCTGCACGCTCTCCTCCGCACCCTCCTGCACGCTCTCCTCCGCACTCTCCTGCATGCTCTCTCCTCTGCACCCTCCTGCGCTCCCCTGCACGCTCTCGCCTGGAGATAATTATTTCCGTCTCTCGCTGCTGTCTGTTCTTTGCGTTTCTCTCGTGCCGGATCTCTCTGTCCAGCAGGGTTTTCTATCGTCCTGTGGTCTCGCTCTGAGAGGGTCTCTGTCTCCTGTATGTCTCCGCTGGTGCAGCTGAGTCGGCTTTGCTGGGCCATCTCCCCTCCCCCTCCGCAGTCTCTCGGGCCCCTGCAATGCGCTGTTCCGGGGGCCGAGCTCTCTGCTGACTCGGCTGAACACGACTGCAGAGTAAGAAATCTTCCAGGATCTGCCATCCAGCCGAGAACATCCAGCAGACATCCAACACAGTGAGAGGGCCGCGCATGCTGATCCAGCTAACCAGTATAACCAGTATCATACAGAGACAGCTAACCAGTACAACCAGTATCATACACAGACAGCTAACCAGTATaaccaatatgtatatatgtataaaacagTATGAGGAGgggtaatacagtatataatacagtaccggggagggggtaatacagtatataatacagtatggggaggggggtaatacagtatataatacagtatGAGGAGgggtaatacagtatataatacagtaccggggagggggtaatacagtatataatacagtatggggaggggggtaatacagtatataatacagtACGAGGAGgggtaatacagtatataatacagtACGGGGAGGggtaatacattatataatacagtatcggggaggggttaatacagtatataatacagtaccggggagggggtaatacagtatataatacagtACCGGGGATgggtagggggtaatacagtatataatacagtatggggaggggggtaatacagtatataatacagtACCGGGGATgggtagggggtaatacagtatataatacagtatggggaggggggtaatacagtatataatacagtACGAGGAGgggtaatacagtatataatacagtatgggtagggggtaatacagtatataatacagtACGAGGAGgggtaatacagtatataatacagtACGGGGAGGggtaatacattatataatacagtatcggggaggggttaatacagtatataatacagtaccggggagggggtaatacagtatataatacagtACCGGGGATgggtagggggtaatacagtatataatacagtatggggaggggggtaatacagtatataatacagtACCGGGGATgggtagggggtaatacagtatataatacagtACGGGGAGgggtaatacagtatataatacagtatGGGGAGGGGgtgatacagtatataatacagtatGGGGCAGGCgtagggggtaatacagtatataatacagtatggggaggggggtaatacagtatataatacagtatGGGGAGGaggtaatacagtatataatacagtatGGGGCAGGAgtagggggtaatacagtatataatacagtatggggaggggggtaatacagtatataatacagCACCGGGGAGGgggtaatacagtatataatacagtatGGGGCAGGCGTAGGGGgtaacacaatatataatacagtatgGGGAGGaggtaatacagtatataatacagtatGGGGCAGGCgtagggggtaatacagtatataatacagtatGGGGAGGaggtaatacagtatataatacagtatggggagggggtaatacagcataaaatacagtatagggagggggtaatacagtatataatacagtACCGGGGATgggtagggggtaatacagtatataatacagtatGGGGCAGGCgtagggggtaatacagtatataatacagtatGGAGAGGgagtaatacagtatataatacagtatagggagggggtaatacagtatataatacagtACCGGGGATgggtagggggtaatacagtatataatacagtatGGAGAGGgagtaatacaatatataatacagtACGGGGAGGGGTTAATACAGAATGGCAGATATAGAGTAATAGATTCCATTATACTTTGCCCCCCGTGGCCCACATGCTGCCCCTGCTTCGCTTGGTTCCTGCCCCGTGTCATATATGCAGACAGGCCACAGGTTACATGATCCGGCTGCAGTCAGGTGTGGTAAAGCAGGTACAGACCGGCAGCAGCCAGAACAACCTGTACTGATCCGACTCCAacaggaggaggtggaggagccTCCAGGTGCGGGAGAGCCTGCTGAGCACAGAGACCCACGACAACCGAGAGCCCCACGCCGCCCGTCACCCGAGAGCCCCACGCCGCCCGTCACCCGAGAGCCCCACGCCGCCCGTCACCCGAGAGCCCCACGCCGCCCGTCACCCGAGAGCCCCACGCCGCCCATCACGCGAGAGCCCCACGCCGCCCATCACGCGAGAGCCCCACGCCGCCCATCACGCGAGAGCCCCACGCCGCCCATCACCCAAGAGCCCCTGCCGCCAGTCACCCGAGAGCCCCACGCCGCCCATCACGCGAGAGCCCCACGCCGCCCATCACCCAAGAGCCCACGCCGCCCGTCACCCGAGAGCCCCACGCCGCACGCCGCCCGTCACCCGAGAGCCCCACGCCGCCCGTCACCCGAGAGCCCCACGCCGCCCGTCACCCGAGAGCCCCACGGCGCCCGTCACCCGAGAGCCCCACGCCCCCCGTCACCCGAGAGCCCCACGCCGCCCGTCACCCGAGAGCCCCATGCCGCCCGTCACCCAAGAGCCCCTGCCGCCAGTCACCCGAGAGCCCCACGCCGCCCGTCACCCGAGAGCCCCATGCCGCCCGTCACCCAAGAGCCCCTGCCGCCAGTCACCCGAGAGCCCCACGCCGCCCGTCACCCGAGAGCCCCATGCCGCCCGTCACCCGAGAGCCCCTGCCGCCAGTCACCCGAGAGCCCCACGCCGCCCGTCACCCGAGAGCCCCACGCCGCCCGTCACCCGAGAGCCCCCGTCGCCCATCCCCTGAGAGCCCCACGCGGCCCGTCACCCGAGAGCCCCCGCCGCCAGTCACCCGAGAGCCCCACGCCGCCCGTCACCCGAGAGCCCCCGTCGCCCATCCCCTGAGAGCCCCACGCCGCCCGTCACGCGAGAGCCCACGCCGCCCGTCACCCGAGAGCAGTGTTctctctaagctgtgcgcttgtgcgcgcgcacatagcatTTTTAGAGAGCACACACATcaaaaaattgtgcgcacaacagtttttccccaaaaaagaaaaaaattataatttgtttGATACTTTATgaggcgcggatattgtgcgcacaaaatctttgctctgtgaaactttttgcacaagagaaattttctgcgcacgccaactaagaaaaattagatggaacattgcccGAGAGCCCCCGCCGCCCGTCACCCAAGAGCCCCCGTCACCCGAGAGCCCCCGTCACCCGAGAGCCCCCGCCGCCCGTCACCCGAGAGCCTTCGCCGCCTGTCACCCAAGAGCCCCCGTCACCCGAGAGCACCCGTCACCCGAGAGCCCCCGCCGCCCGTCACCCGAGAGCCTCCGCCGCCCGTCACCTCCGGGGCCCCCGTCACCCGAGAGCCCCCGTCACCCGAGAGCCCCCGCCGCCCGTCACCCGAGAGCCTCCGCCGCCCGTCACCCGAGAGCCCCCGTCACCCGAGAGCCCCCGCCGCCCGTCACCCGAGAGCCTTCGCCGCCTGTCACCCAAGAGCCCCCGTCACCCGAGAGCACCCGTCACCCGAGAGCCCCCGCCGCCCGTCACCCGAGAGCCTCCGCCGCCCGTCACCTCCGGGGCCCCCGTCACCCGAGAGCCCCCGTCACCCGAGAGCCCCCGCCGCCCGTCACCCGAGAGCCTCCGCCGCCCGTCACCCAAGAGCCCCCGTCACCCGAGAGCCCCCGTCACCCGAGAGCCCCCGCCGCCCGTCACCCGAGAGCCTCCGCCGCCCGTCACCTGAGAGCCCCATGCTGCCCGTCACCCGAGAGCCCCCGTCGCCGGTCACCTGAGAGCCCCATGCCGCCAGTCACCCGAGAGCCCCACGCCGCCCATCACACACCAGGCAGAACGTCTATTAGGGCCACACCTGGAAACTCTGAGGGTTTGCCCCTGAGTTTTAGGGGTTTTGCCCCAGtttcagggtgaaggggcagattctcggggtcacacagtctgacgCCTCCCTATTTGGTGGGATCGTTTATAAGACTCCCGGTGAGTGTTTTTGCTctcagtatgttatggttgatctccctgcttgaacacaggtgactcaaataagtgtatctttaaatcatGAGTTTCCATGACGACCGATATTAGAGCTATTTAAGTAACAGATTTGGCGAATCAATGCATAGAATCTGCATGACGGGCTATTAAAGGATTATTgtgacagttcccaggtatgattagggaaccgggggtgggggggcatcGGCAGATTTCCCTCTGCCCCCCTCCAGGTATTCTGGTGGCATCTTGTGGGATGGGTCATGCGTAGACCACCCCACAGGCCCCAGGAGCCCCCGTATCACAGTGACCCCCATTACCCAGAATCCTCACTGCGCTCTTTACTGCCCATATGTGGGTCACCCGGCAGGCTGGGCGAGAGAGCGAGCGAGAGAGACAGCTC
This sequence is a window from Spea bombifrons isolate aSpeBom1 chromosome 2, aSpeBom1.2.pri, whole genome shotgun sequence. Protein-coding genes within it:
- the LOC128475301 gene encoding uncharacterized protein LOC128475301 — translated: MQTGHRLHDPAAVRCGKAGTDRQQPEQPVLIRLQQEEVEEPPGAGEPAEHRDPRQPRAPRRPSPESPTPPVTREPHAARHPRAPRRPSPESPTPPITREPHAAHHARAPRRPSRESPTPPITQEPLPPVTREPHAAHHARAPRRPSPKSPRRPSPESPTPHAARHPRAPRRPSPESPTPPVTREPHGARHPRAPRPPSPESPTPPVTREPHAARHPRAPAASHPRAPRRPSPESPMPPVTQEPLPPVTREPHAARHPRAPCRPSPESPCRQSPESPTPPVTREPHAARHPRAPVAHPLRAPRGPSPESPRRQSPESPTPPVTREPPSPIP
- the LOC128475296 gene encoding PE-PGRS family protein PE_PGRS33-like → MCLVTAQTVCSVAAQTMCSKEGELPVISREEGELPVLSWEEGAAGYIAGEGGAGGYIVGEGGAGGYFVGGGVAAVISQKEGNCRFFRRRGELAIILREEGELPVLSREGGAAGYIAGGGGAGGYIAEGGGCRFYCGRGELAVISQVQGELPVLSREEGKLPVISREGELAVISQKEGELPVLPWEGGAGSYIAGGGGAAGFIAGGGETAGYIAEGGGAGGYLAEGGAAGYIVGGVGTAGFIAGGAADFIAGRGRAAGYIAGDGGAAGFIGGGGGAAGFIGGGGGTDSFIEGGGGAAGY